A region of Haliotis asinina isolate JCU_RB_2024 chromosome 9, JCU_Hal_asi_v2, whole genome shotgun sequence DNA encodes the following proteins:
- the LOC137295691 gene encoding uncharacterized protein — MGCRPSKHASSKIRAAEAMGGGFGGHFGSGKFSRRVRPGGFPTQVKNSTSLAACQPSTEFSDFSTTTATYNSPGYKTSKITVRLSSDGSTLEIEKCEIEPKVVIQRSESAPVLPCVDASGEQTTPSFQQIVCADVSPVPYQFRSEKSEFNESVSLPCSEFHARIVSSGQFDNQTTQIRAPKATIDELDDFTITLPKATLAVQEETYLFSPNTSFGKGSSESHSSPGSIRHDEIDKSSSQKQDVQLRNRVGNADLLAKVVKNRSDCIAPPLNCIARAESADVLCIEMDCKSTSCSCNEVYFKDSQSPSAGASAISDRSHIESVQRKLAFCSYSHTTDESWDQRISGLGDFTETHAHTRQDSRDGSEIDFYGDDLSSSIDKAGQLPQISHQPYAVRASSLAIVEPGDSIKAKHNHTVSDKTRNMSQSCSSCKTQRWIPDITGANFNPHKRLGEGRNLIKSVTNEITLSVPRVSQCSLGCNENVNMVTSETSVGENQSTSEAADETGNCIRRLEVPHAPMMTASDCSLTCKEGIPVVMETELKAEEVEKTDDVVSECDIAYVHRDFINVFFRF; from the coding sequence ATGGGATGCCGCCCAAGTAAGCATGCCTCAAGTAAAATCCGAGCGGCAGAGGCGATGGGAGGTGGATTTGGAGGCCATTTCGGATCGGGGAAGTTTTCTAGGAGAGTGAGACCAGGCGGTTTCCCGACACAGGTGAAAAATTCTACATCGCTGGCTGCTTGTCAACCGTCGACGGAGTTCAGTGACTTTTCAACGACAACTGCGACTTATAACTCCCCTGGGTACAAGACATCTAAAATAACTGTGAGACTGTCAAGCGATGGATCAACTTTGGAAATTGAAAAGTGTGAAATCGAGCCGAAGGTTGTCATACAGCGTTCGGAAAGTGCTCCGGTATTACCATGCGTGGACGCTTCTGGAGAGCAGACGACACCAAGCTTCCAACAGATTGTATGCGCGGATGTGTCGCCCGTACCTTATCAGTTTAGATCGGAGAAAAGTGAATTTAATGAGAGTGTGTCCTTACCGTGTTCGGAATTTCACGCCAGAATTGTCTCTTCAGGACAATTTGACAATCAGACGACACAAATACGTGCACCGAAAGCCACCATAGACGAACTGGATGATTTCACAATTACACTTCCGAAAGCAACTTTAGCAGTTCAAGAGGAGACATACTTATTTTCACCAAATACTTCGTTTGGAAAAGGGAGTTCCGAAAGCCATTCTTCACCAGGTTCTATACGTCATGATGAAATAGATAAGTCTTCATCACAGAAACAAGATGTTCAGTTAAGGAATAGAGTTGGTAATGCAGACTTATTGGCCAAAGTGGTGAAAAATCGGTCTGATTGTATTGCCCCTCCTTTAAATTGCATTGCAAGGGCAGAAAGTGCTGATGTGTTATGTATAGAAATGGATTGCAAATCTACTTCATGTTCATGTAATGAAGTTTACTTCAAAGATTCTCAGTCACCCTCAGCTGGAGCAAGTGCAATTTCAGACAGATCTCATATTGAAAGTGTTCAACGAAAGCTTGCCTTTTGTTCCTATTCTCACACAACAGATGAGTCTTGGGATCAGAGGATCTCTGGACTGGGTGACTTCACTGAAACTCATGCACATACCAGACAAGATTCAAGAGATGGGAGCGAGATTGACTTTTATGGAGACGATTTATCATCCTCCATTGACAAGGCAGGCCAGCTACCACAAATCAGCCATCAACCATACGCCGTCCGTGCCAGCAGTCTTGCGATAGTTGAACCTGGTGATAGCATCAAAGCCAAGCATAATCACActgtcagtgataaaaccaGAAACATGTCCCAGTCTTGTTCCTCTTGTAAGACTCAAAGATGGATCCCTGATATCACTGGTGCCAATTTTAACCCACATAAGAGATTGGGAGAAGGAAGGAACTTGATTAAATCTGTGACAAACGAGATTACCCTTTCTGTTCCACGTGTAAGCCAGTGCTCACTTGGTtgtaatgaaaatgtaaatatggTGACCTCTGAGACATCAGTTGGGGAGAACCAAAGTACTTCTGAGGCTGCTGACGAAACTGGAAACTGTATTCGTAGgctggaggtgccccatgcacCTATGATGACCGCAAGTGATTGTTCTCTGACATGCAAGGAAGGCATtcctgttgtcatggaaactgaATTGAAAGCTGAAGAAGTTGAGAAGACAGATGATGTTGTTTCGGAGTGCGACATTGCATACGTGCACAGGGATTTTATCAATG